The Hemibagrus wyckioides isolate EC202008001 linkage group LG10, SWU_Hwy_1.0, whole genome shotgun sequence genome includes a window with the following:
- the txlng gene encoding gamma-taxilin isoform X1, which translates to MATCSGARVDLNTENLQYGANMMETTGVCGMEAASRGLVEGSSSPPASVTPSPDNLAEFGELINTCCHEEVRGETPGREDCQIDPLEGELDSSGNQNKDQNMFGKEVLLLMQALHTLATPEEKLAALCKKYADLLEDSRSMQKQVKVLQKKQTQVLKEKIHLQSEHSKAILARSKLESLCRELQRHNKTLKEENAQRFREYEERRKEATLHFQMTLNEIETQMEQHNTHNTKLRQENMELAEKLKKLIEQYELREEHIDKVFKHKELQQQLVDANLQRTAELMREVEEKQQRERELLLKDATESRHKCELMKEQELQLKQQLTLYMDKFEEFQTTLAKSNEVFTSFRQEMEKMTKKIKKLEKETTLWRTKWETNNQTLLQMAEEKTVRDKQYKVLQGKLERLEKLCRALQRERNDLSQKLGALQGPAKDPEEEGTGPPDPQPEQAFSLPASVGMEGELEGEMECLAPETERLALQPQSEESTREHLHDD; encoded by the exons ATGGCGACTTGTTCAGGCGCCAGGGTCGATTTAAACACCGAAAACCTTCAG tACGGCGCTAACATGATGGAGACTACTGGAGTCTGTGGAATGGAAGCAGCTTCACGTGGCCTTGTGGAGGGTAGCAGTTCCCCTCCAGCTAGCGTGACCCCTTCTCCAGACAACCTTGCGGAGTTTGGAGAACTGATTAATACCTGCTGCCATGAAGAGGTAAGAGGGGAGACACCTGGAAGAGAAGATTGCCAGATTGACCCCCTTGAAGGAGAACTGGACTCGAGTGGCAATCAGAACAAGGATCAAAATATGTTTG GTAAAGAGGTGCTGTTACTGATGCAAGCCCTTCATACTTTAGCCACTCCCGAGGAAAAACTTGCTGCTCTTTGCAAAAAGTATGCTGACCTG CTAGAAGACAGCCGCAGTATGCAGAAGCAAGTGAAGGTGTTGCAGAAGAAGCAGACACAGGTCCTAAAAGAGAAGATCCACCTTCAGAGCGAACACAGCAAGGCTATTCTGGCTCGCAGCAAACTCGAAAGCCTTTGTAGGGAACTGCAACGGCACAACAAGACCCTGAAG GAGGAGAACGCCCAGCGGTTCAGAGAATATGAAGAGAGGCGTAAGGAAGCCACACTTCACTTTCAGATGACTCTCAATGAGATCGAAACACAGATGGAGCAGCACAACACCCACAACACCAAGCTGAGGCAGGAGAACATGGAGCTGGCTGAGAAACTCAAGAAGCTCATCGAGCAGTATGAGCTTCGGGAGGAG CACATTGACAAGGTGTTCAAGCACAAGGAGCTTCAGCAGCAGCTGGTTGATGCAAATCTTCAGAGGACGGCTGAGCTGATGAGAGAGGTGGAAGAGaagcagcagagagagagagaactt CTCCTCAAAGATGCAACAGAATCAAGACATAAATGTGAGCTGATGAAAGAGCAGGAGCTTCAGTTGAAGCAGCAGCTGACTCTTTACATGGACAAATTCGAAGAGTTTCAAACGACACTTGCTAAGAGCAACGAGGTGTTCACCTCCTTCAGACAGGAGATGGAGAAG ATGACCAAGAAAATCAAGAAGCTGGAGAAGGAGACCACTCTCTGGAGGACCAAATGGGAGACTAATAACCAGACCTTACTGCAGATGGCCGAAGAG AAAACTGTGCGAGATAAACAGTACAAGGTTCTCCAAGGGAAACTGGAGCGTCTGGAGAAGCTGTGCAGAGCCCTTCAGAGGGAACGCAATGATCTGAGCCAGAAGCTAGGAGCTCTCCAGGGCCCAGCGAAGGATCCTGAAGAGGAGGGGACGGGGCCTCCGGATCCCCAGCCAGAGCAGGCTTTCAGTCTGCCTGCCAGTGTAGGAATGGAGGGAGAGCTAGAGGGAGAAATGGAATGTTTGGCTCCTGAGACGGAGAGGCTGGCGCTGCAGCCGCAGAGTGAGGAGTCAACAAGAGAGCATCTTCATGACGACTGA
- the txlng gene encoding gamma-taxilin isoform X2, with product MTSKDLPLSEYGANMMETTGVCGMEAASRGLVEGSSSPPASVTPSPDNLAEFGELINTCCHEEVRGETPGREDCQIDPLEGELDSSGNQNKDQNMFGKEVLLLMQALHTLATPEEKLAALCKKYADLLEDSRSMQKQVKVLQKKQTQVLKEKIHLQSEHSKAILARSKLESLCRELQRHNKTLKEENAQRFREYEERRKEATLHFQMTLNEIETQMEQHNTHNTKLRQENMELAEKLKKLIEQYELREEHIDKVFKHKELQQQLVDANLQRTAELMREVEEKQQRERELLLKDATESRHKCELMKEQELQLKQQLTLYMDKFEEFQTTLAKSNEVFTSFRQEMEKMTKKIKKLEKETTLWRTKWETNNQTLLQMAEEKTVRDKQYKVLQGKLERLEKLCRALQRERNDLSQKLGALQGPAKDPEEEGTGPPDPQPEQAFSLPASVGMEGELEGEMECLAPETERLALQPQSEESTREHLHDD from the exons ATGACGTCAAAAGACCTACCTCTTTCAGAG tACGGCGCTAACATGATGGAGACTACTGGAGTCTGTGGAATGGAAGCAGCTTCACGTGGCCTTGTGGAGGGTAGCAGTTCCCCTCCAGCTAGCGTGACCCCTTCTCCAGACAACCTTGCGGAGTTTGGAGAACTGATTAATACCTGCTGCCATGAAGAGGTAAGAGGGGAGACACCTGGAAGAGAAGATTGCCAGATTGACCCCCTTGAAGGAGAACTGGACTCGAGTGGCAATCAGAACAAGGATCAAAATATGTTTG GTAAAGAGGTGCTGTTACTGATGCAAGCCCTTCATACTTTAGCCACTCCCGAGGAAAAACTTGCTGCTCTTTGCAAAAAGTATGCTGACCTG CTAGAAGACAGCCGCAGTATGCAGAAGCAAGTGAAGGTGTTGCAGAAGAAGCAGACACAGGTCCTAAAAGAGAAGATCCACCTTCAGAGCGAACACAGCAAGGCTATTCTGGCTCGCAGCAAACTCGAAAGCCTTTGTAGGGAACTGCAACGGCACAACAAGACCCTGAAG GAGGAGAACGCCCAGCGGTTCAGAGAATATGAAGAGAGGCGTAAGGAAGCCACACTTCACTTTCAGATGACTCTCAATGAGATCGAAACACAGATGGAGCAGCACAACACCCACAACACCAAGCTGAGGCAGGAGAACATGGAGCTGGCTGAGAAACTCAAGAAGCTCATCGAGCAGTATGAGCTTCGGGAGGAG CACATTGACAAGGTGTTCAAGCACAAGGAGCTTCAGCAGCAGCTGGTTGATGCAAATCTTCAGAGGACGGCTGAGCTGATGAGAGAGGTGGAAGAGaagcagcagagagagagagaactt CTCCTCAAAGATGCAACAGAATCAAGACATAAATGTGAGCTGATGAAAGAGCAGGAGCTTCAGTTGAAGCAGCAGCTGACTCTTTACATGGACAAATTCGAAGAGTTTCAAACGACACTTGCTAAGAGCAACGAGGTGTTCACCTCCTTCAGACAGGAGATGGAGAAG ATGACCAAGAAAATCAAGAAGCTGGAGAAGGAGACCACTCTCTGGAGGACCAAATGGGAGACTAATAACCAGACCTTACTGCAGATGGCCGAAGAG AAAACTGTGCGAGATAAACAGTACAAGGTTCTCCAAGGGAAACTGGAGCGTCTGGAGAAGCTGTGCAGAGCCCTTCAGAGGGAACGCAATGATCTGAGCCAGAAGCTAGGAGCTCTCCAGGGCCCAGCGAAGGATCCTGAAGAGGAGGGGACGGGGCCTCCGGATCCCCAGCCAGAGCAGGCTTTCAGTCTGCCTGCCAGTGTAGGAATGGAGGGAGAGCTAGAGGGAGAAATGGAATGTTTGGCTCCTGAGACGGAGAGGCTGGCGCTGCAGCCGCAGAGTGAGGAGTCAACAAGAGAGCATCTTCATGACGACTGA
- the txlng gene encoding gamma-taxilin isoform X3: MMETTGVCGMEAASRGLVEGSSSPPASVTPSPDNLAEFGELINTCCHEEVRGETPGREDCQIDPLEGELDSSGNQNKDQNMFGKEVLLLMQALHTLATPEEKLAALCKKYADLLEDSRSMQKQVKVLQKKQTQVLKEKIHLQSEHSKAILARSKLESLCRELQRHNKTLKEENAQRFREYEERRKEATLHFQMTLNEIETQMEQHNTHNTKLRQENMELAEKLKKLIEQYELREEHIDKVFKHKELQQQLVDANLQRTAELMREVEEKQQRERELLLKDATESRHKCELMKEQELQLKQQLTLYMDKFEEFQTTLAKSNEVFTSFRQEMEKMTKKIKKLEKETTLWRTKWETNNQTLLQMAEEKTVRDKQYKVLQGKLERLEKLCRALQRERNDLSQKLGALQGPAKDPEEEGTGPPDPQPEQAFSLPASVGMEGELEGEMECLAPETERLALQPQSEESTREHLHDD; encoded by the exons ATGATGGAGACTACTGGAGTCTGTGGAATGGAAGCAGCTTCACGTGGCCTTGTGGAGGGTAGCAGTTCCCCTCCAGCTAGCGTGACCCCTTCTCCAGACAACCTTGCGGAGTTTGGAGAACTGATTAATACCTGCTGCCATGAAGAGGTAAGAGGGGAGACACCTGGAAGAGAAGATTGCCAGATTGACCCCCTTGAAGGAGAACTGGACTCGAGTGGCAATCAGAACAAGGATCAAAATATGTTTG GTAAAGAGGTGCTGTTACTGATGCAAGCCCTTCATACTTTAGCCACTCCCGAGGAAAAACTTGCTGCTCTTTGCAAAAAGTATGCTGACCTG CTAGAAGACAGCCGCAGTATGCAGAAGCAAGTGAAGGTGTTGCAGAAGAAGCAGACACAGGTCCTAAAAGAGAAGATCCACCTTCAGAGCGAACACAGCAAGGCTATTCTGGCTCGCAGCAAACTCGAAAGCCTTTGTAGGGAACTGCAACGGCACAACAAGACCCTGAAG GAGGAGAACGCCCAGCGGTTCAGAGAATATGAAGAGAGGCGTAAGGAAGCCACACTTCACTTTCAGATGACTCTCAATGAGATCGAAACACAGATGGAGCAGCACAACACCCACAACACCAAGCTGAGGCAGGAGAACATGGAGCTGGCTGAGAAACTCAAGAAGCTCATCGAGCAGTATGAGCTTCGGGAGGAG CACATTGACAAGGTGTTCAAGCACAAGGAGCTTCAGCAGCAGCTGGTTGATGCAAATCTTCAGAGGACGGCTGAGCTGATGAGAGAGGTGGAAGAGaagcagcagagagagagagaactt CTCCTCAAAGATGCAACAGAATCAAGACATAAATGTGAGCTGATGAAAGAGCAGGAGCTTCAGTTGAAGCAGCAGCTGACTCTTTACATGGACAAATTCGAAGAGTTTCAAACGACACTTGCTAAGAGCAACGAGGTGTTCACCTCCTTCAGACAGGAGATGGAGAAG ATGACCAAGAAAATCAAGAAGCTGGAGAAGGAGACCACTCTCTGGAGGACCAAATGGGAGACTAATAACCAGACCTTACTGCAGATGGCCGAAGAG AAAACTGTGCGAGATAAACAGTACAAGGTTCTCCAAGGGAAACTGGAGCGTCTGGAGAAGCTGTGCAGAGCCCTTCAGAGGGAACGCAATGATCTGAGCCAGAAGCTAGGAGCTCTCCAGGGCCCAGCGAAGGATCCTGAAGAGGAGGGGACGGGGCCTCCGGATCCCCAGCCAGAGCAGGCTTTCAGTCTGCCTGCCAGTGTAGGAATGGAGGGAGAGCTAGAGGGAGAAATGGAATGTTTGGCTCCTGAGACGGAGAGGCTGGCGCTGCAGCCGCAGAGTGAGGAGTCAACAAGAGAGCATCTTCATGACGACTGA